From the Borreliella afzelii genome, the window TGTTTTTTCTCCCGCATCTATATTTCCAATATAAATATTCAAAAAGGGAATAAAAAAAAATTTAATACCCACTTTGACCTCAAGAAATACATTATTTAAATATTCAAAAAAAGCTACAACTTCCCCTAGCTTTCTATTGTCATTAACAATAGTATAGCCAATTAATTTTCCCAAATAATATTCACCTTCTTTCAAGCTCGATGCAAGCGAATCATCAACCCACAATTCAAAACCAATCAAAGGCTTAACTGACTCTGGAGCATCAATCCCTTCAAACTTCAAAAATAAAGAATTACTTTTTATATTAACATCTATAACTTTAACTTCAATGGCAAAACCATTGCTTTTTTTCAAAAGAACCTTATTGTTTTTTAGGTTAATAAAATCACAAAAATTATTGGATATGCTTTTAATCCTAGCATACCCATTAACTCCATAAGACGATAATATCACGCCTTTAATAAACATAAATTAATCTAAAATTTCCAATTGCACTCGCCTATTGGTCTTGGCAGCACAAGCCCCAAGCAAAGTTCTAATAGCTCGTGCAATACGACCTCGTCTTCCGATTATCTTGCCTACATCACTTTGAGAAACCCTTAATTCTAAAATAGTTGACTTTTCTCCTTCAATTACATTTAGTTTTACTTCATCTTGCTTATCTACAAGAGACTTTACTACAAACTCTATAAGTTCGATCTCATTTCCATACTCTTTCATTTAAACCTCCTGACTTTTCGCATTCAAGTTGTTTTTCTTTAAAAGCATTTTTACTGTATCACTTAAAATTGCTCCCTTGCTTATCCAATCTTTCATTCTATCTTCCTTAATTTTTATTTGGTTTTGCTTTTCAACAGGGTGATAATAACCAAGTTCTTCAATTGCTCTACCATCTCTAGGAGAAGTAGAATTCATAACTACAATCCTATAATAAGGTCTTTTTTTGGCCCCCATTCTCTTCAATCTTATCTTAACGCTCAAATTTATTCCTCCTTATTTTCCCAAAAGGGCTGCAATCTTATTTTGAAAATCTTTATTTTTCATCTTTTTCATAATCAAAGTTGTTTGACTAAACTTTTTTATGAGCTTATTAACATCAAAAATAGTTGTCCCACTTCCCAAGGCTATTCTTTTTTTTCTTGAGGGATTGTTCAAAATTACCGGGTTTGTTCTTTCTTTCTTAGTCATAGAAAGAATAATAGCTTCTTCTCTATTAAAACTTTCTTCACTTAGATTATTGACATTTAACATTGATTTTGAAACACCTGGTAAAAAACTTGCAAAATTAGAAAACCCCCCTATTTGTCTTATGCGCTTAAATTGGCTTAAATAGTCTTCAAAATTAAAATTAGCTTTATTAATTTTTTCTTCAAGCCTAATAGCCTCTTCTTTGTCAACAACACTTTGAACCTTCTCTACAAGACTAACAACATCACCCATGCCAAGAATTCTAGAAGCAATTCTTTCTGGGTAAAAGGAATCAAGATCTTCAGGTTTTTCTCCAACACCAACAAATTTAATAGGAACTGCACAAATACTTTTAAACGATAGTACAGCACCCCCTCTAGTATCTGAATCAAACTTAGAAAATATTGCGCCAGTAAGTCCAACATTCTCATTAAATTCTTTAGCAATATTTACTGCAACTTGCCCCATCATAGAATCTACCACTAAAATGGTTTCTGTGGGCTGCAAAATCCCCTTGATTTTTTTTATCTCTTCAACTAATAAAGATTCAACTTCAAGCCGTCCTCTAGTATCAACTATTACAGAGTCAAAAAACTCAGACTCAGCAAACTTCATAGACGCTTTAACAATTTTAATAGGATCTTTTTCCCCTTCAAGTGAAAATACTGGAACACCTATTTGACTACCCAGTATTTTTAACTGCTCTACAGCCGCTGCCCTAAATGTGTCAGCAGCTACAAGAAGCACTTTTCTATTTTCTTTTTTAAGCCTTAAAGAAAGCTTAGCAGATGTTGTGGTCTTGCCAGAACCTTGAAGTCCAAGCATAAGAATATAAGATTGTTTATTGACAGGATGCAAGCTAAGCTCATAATTTTTGCCTCCCAAAAATTTAACAAGATTATCATTGACAATTTTAATAAACTGAGATTTAGGATCAATGCCTCTTAAAACCTTCACTCCCTTGGATTCTTCAATTATAGAATTTAAAAACCGCCTTATAACTCTTAAGTTAACATCAGCATCAACTAAAGAATTTTTAATAATCTCAATAGCCTCTGCAATGTTTTTATCATTTATTGTAGATTTTCCAGAAAGATAGTTTATAAAATTTTTAAAATTCGACCCCAAACTTTCAAGCATTAAAAATAACCCTTATTCTCAATAATAATCTTATCAAATATAAGATACAAAAAAAGGCAATATTAATCAATATCTCCTCCTGTCAAATAAAACTTATTAAAAATAACACTAGAAGCAGGTCCAACAACAGAAACTTCGGTATCTAATGAACTAAGCTTTAGCACTATATTCTCTTTATTGCGCTTTTTAATTTCTTCTTTTAACAAATCAAAAAAAGCTTTTAATTTAAAACTTTGGCCATAAAGTACTAAATAATTAAAATCAAGCATTCTTTGAATATTGATAATAATTATTGCTAAGTATTTAACCGTATCCGCCATAATTTTATTTACAAAATCATATTTTTCATAAAGAGAAAAAACATCATATATTGTAACCTTTTTTAATCTACCCTCATACTTTTCATAAAGCTCAGGAATCTCACCATTCATAAACTCTTTTGAAATCAATCTCTGCAAAGCAAAATTAGATATTAGCATATTAACACAGCCCTTATTACCACAAGTTGGACAATTTTTTTCTCCTTCATAATCAATTATCATGTGACTAACCATACCTGACTTATTATTATAACCAGGATAAACATTGCCGCCTGACCAAATCGAAAGTTCAGCGGTATCTGTGTAGTCAAAAAACATAATATTATCTACATTTTTACCCATAAATTCAGCAAGAGATAAATTCTTGACATAGCTTTCAAGATAAACTGTAAGTGAAAAATATTCTTCAAGTATTCTCTTAACAGGGACATCTTTTTCAATCCATGCTCCATAACTGTCATTAACAATACCTGATTCTTTATCTTTTATTAACCCTGTAATACTAAAACCCAAACCAATAAACTTATCTCTTGAGAAATTATGTTTCCAAATAATTTCTATCATATGATCTTTTATTTTTTCTAAAATATCATAAGCACTAACTGGAGGTTCAAAAGAATGAGTCTCACTTATTAAAACCTCGCATTTAAGATTAGCAATACCTATTTGAAAATAATTGCTAGAAATAATAACTCCCATTGAATAAGCATAATCTTTATTAATATCGAGAAGTATTTCTTTTCGTCCATGTTTTTTAATATCAGACACTCTAGAACCAACTTCAATCAAAAGATTTTCTTTTATCATTTGATTGGTCAAAATAGTAACTGCAGCATTTGTTAAGGTCAACTTACGAGCTAAGTCTGTTCTTGAATATTGCATATTCTTCAAACTAAGAAGAATTTTTCTTCTATTGCCACCTCTAATTGAAACCATATTTTCACCTTGCATAATATACCTCCTTTATTTTTAAAATAAAAAAATATTATAAAATATCATATTAAAAAAACCAATACAATATTCTATCTATTCTCAAAAGACAAACATGCCTTTATAAGGCTAAAAAATATTTTACATCATAATATAACATTCATAAACTATTAAAAATTCACAGCTTAACAAAAAAAGGAACAAATTCATTTTTACATAAAAACTCATCAATAAAAATTGATTGGATTTAAAAAATAATAAACACAAGAAAAACCATTTTACCTTAAAAACCAATAACTTTAACTTACTTTTTCCTTAAAATAAGAAAATTCCATAGTAAAACTGCCTCTCCCTTTGGTAGAACTTCTTAAAATAGAAGCATAACCAAAAAGTTTTTCAAAAGCGGCCTCTGATTTTATCAAATCATACTCTCCAATATTGCTAACTGAATGAATAATGCCCCCTATAACATTTAATGTAGAAATAATTTCTCCTGTATGCTCAATAGGTGTTCTAATTTCCAATAACATTATTGGCTCAAGTCTAATAGGGTCTGATTTTTGAAAAATACTATGAAAAGCAAATCCCGAAATTGATTCAAAAACACTCTCGCTAATCTTACTAGTCTCACAAACAATAGAAAAAATGCTAATATTAATATCAATAATAGGATATCCAAAAGCTCCACTTACAAATGTAGTTGTAATTCCTCTCAATATTGCAGACTTAATTGTAGAATCAATGCTACATTCAAAATCGATTTTATTTCCTTCACCCCGTGATAAAGGTTTAATGATCATTCCAATTTTAAAATTAATATTTTTACCAGCAAAGATATTATTAAACTCAAAAACTTCTTTTACAATTTTACCTGCACTCTCTCTGTAACTTACTTGAGGTTTTCCTGTATAAACATTAAGATTAAATTCATCTTTAATTCTTGTTAAAATAATCTCAAGATGTAATTCACCCATTCCAGATATAATCAATTGCCCTGTTTCTTTGCTCTCAGAATAGCTAAAAGTAGGATCTTCTTTGGAAATTATTTCAAAAATTTCCTTTAGTCTAACCTCATCTGATGATCTTTCAGGCTCAACAGACATTAAAACAACTGGCTCTGGAAACATAACAGATTCAAGTAAAATATTATTATTTTCTTCAATAAGAGTATCCCCGGTAACAGAAAACTTTAATCCTAAAACAGCTCCAATATCACCGGTTTTTACAAAATCTATTTGTTCATTTTTATTTGAAAAAACTCTAAAAATTTTTGTAAACTTTTCACGCTTGCCATTTGAAGCATTGAAAATTTTTTTATTAGAATTAATCTCACCAGAATAAACTCTAACAAAATAAAGATGCGCAGCAATTACACTTGAATATTGAACTTTAAAAACAAGCGCTGACAATTTTTTATTTTCATTAGGATCAACTAAAATTTTTTTATTTGTATCCAAAGAAAAAGCAGTAAAACTTTTTTCAAAAAGACTTGGTAAGTAATCTACAATCGAATCAATCAAAGGTTCTATTCCAATATTTTTTAAACTAGTCCCCATTAAAACAGGAATAATAAATCTAGAAATAGTACCTCTTCTAATCTCACTCTTAATAACATCTAAACTAATCTCCTTATCCTCAAGAAACAATTGAGTAATCTCTTCACTAAATTGGCTAAGAATGTCTATTAACTTTTTCTTAAAAAGAGCTGTTTTTTCAATAAATTCTTCCCTAATTTGACTATAAGTTAATTTTGGAATTCCATTTTTCATTGCAAAATGAAGTTCTTTATTTAAAATAATATCAACTACTCCTTCAAAATTGCTTTCATTTCCAATTGGAATTTGCAAAACCAAAGGAATAGTTTTAAACTTATTTTCAATATCTTCCACAACTTTAAAAAAATTAGCACCTACTCTATCCATCTTATTAACATAAGCAAGTCGTGGAATTTCATATTTTTCTGCCTGTTTCCAAACAGTTTCTGTTTGAGCTTGAATTCCATCAACAGCACTAAAAATGACAATACCACCATCAAGAACTCGAAGAGATCTTTCAACTTCTGCTGTGAAATCAACATGCCCTGGAGTATCAATAATGTTTATTTGATGCTCTTTCCAATGACAAGTAATAGCAGCTGAACTAATAGTAATTCCTCTCTCTTGCTCTTGAGGCATCCAGTCAGTAATAGTATTTCCAGAATCCACATCTCCCATTTTATGAC encodes:
- the fusA gene encoding elongation factor G, which codes for MGIRNIGIMAHIDAGKTTTTERIIYYTGKSHKMGDVDSGNTITDWMPQEQERGITISSAAITCHWKEHQINIIDTPGHVDFTAEVERSLRVLDGGIVIFSAVDGIQAQTETVWKQAEKYEIPRLAYVNKMDRVGANFFKVVEDIENKFKTIPLVLQIPIGNESNFEGVVDIILNKELHFAMKNGIPKLTYSQIREEFIEKTALFKKKLIDILSQFSEEITQLFLEDKEISLDVIKSEIRRGTISRFIIPVLMGTSLKNIGIEPLIDSIVDYLPSLFEKSFTAFSLDTNKKILVDPNENKKLSALVFKVQYSSVIAAHLYFVRVYSGEINSNKKIFNASNGKREKFTKIFRVFSNKNEQIDFVKTGDIGAVLGLKFSVTGDTLIEENNNILLESVMFPEPVVLMSVEPERSSDEVRLKEIFEIISKEDPTFSYSESKETGQLIISGMGELHLEIILTRIKDEFNLNVYTGKPQVSYRESAGKIVKEVFEFNNIFAGKNINFKIGMIIKPLSRGEGNKIDFECSIDSTIKSAILRGITTTFVSGAFGYPIIDINISIFSIVCETSKISESVFESISGFAFHSIFQKSDPIRLEPIMLLEIRTPIEHTGEIISTLNVIGGIIHSVSNIGEYDLIKSEAAFEKLFGYASILRSSTKGRGSFTMEFSYFKEKVS
- the badR gene encoding host adaptation transcriptional regulator BadR, with amino-acid sequence MQGENMVSIRGGNRRKILLSLKNMQYSRTDLARKLTLTNAAVTILTNQMIKENLLIEVGSRVSDIKKHGRKEILLDINKDYAYSMGVIISSNYFQIGIANLKCEVLISETHSFEPPVSAYDILEKIKDHMIEIIWKHNFSRDKFIGLGFSITGLIKDKESGIVNDSYGAWIEKDVPVKRILEEYFSLTVYLESYVKNLSLAEFMGKNVDNIMFFDYTDTAELSIWSGGNVYPGYNNKSGMVSHMIIDYEGEKNCPTCGNKGCVNMLISNFALQRLISKEFMNGEIPELYEKYEGRLKKVTIYDVFSLYEKYDFVNKIMADTVKYLAIIIINIQRMLDFNYLVLYGQSFKLKAFFDLLKEEIKKRNKENIVLKLSSLDTEVSVVGPASSVIFNKFYLTGGDID
- a CDS encoding KH domain-containing protein: MKEYGNEIELIEFVVKSLVDKQDEVKLNVIEGEKSTILELRVSQSDVGKIIGRRGRIARAIRTLLGACAAKTNRRVQLEILD
- the rimM gene encoding ribosome maturation factor RimM (Essential for efficient processing of 16S rRNA), encoding MFIKGVILSSYGVNGYARIKSISNNFCDFINLKNNKVLLKKSNGFAIEVKVIDVNIKSNSLFLKFEGIDAPESVKPLIGFELWVDDSLASSLKEGEYYLGKLIGYTIVNDNRKLGEVVAFFEYLNNVFLEVKVGIKFFFIPFLNIYIGNIDAGEKTIELKVLDLLR
- the ffh gene encoding signal recognition particle protein; amino-acid sequence: MLESLGSNFKNFINYLSGKSTINDKNIAEAIEIIKNSLVDADVNLRVIRRFLNSIIEESKGVKVLRGIDPKSQFIKIVNDNLVKFLGGKNYELSLHPVNKQSYILMLGLQGSGKTTTSAKLSLRLKKENRKVLLVAADTFRAAAVEQLKILGSQIGVPVFSLEGEKDPIKIVKASMKFAESEFFDSVIVDTRGRLEVESLLVEEIKKIKGILQPTETILVVDSMMGQVAVNIAKEFNENVGLTGAIFSKFDSDTRGGAVLSFKSICAVPIKFVGVGEKPEDLDSFYPERIASRILGMGDVVSLVEKVQSVVDKEEAIRLEEKINKANFNFEDYLSQFKRIRQIGGFSNFASFLPGVSKSMLNVNNLSEESFNREEAIILSMTKKERTNPVILNNPSRKKRIALGSGTTIFDVNKLIKKFSQTTLIMKKMKNKDFQNKIAALLGK
- the rpsP gene encoding 30S ribosomal protein S16; the protein is MSVKIRLKRMGAKKRPYYRIVVMNSTSPRDGRAIEELGYYHPVEKQNQIKIKEDRMKDWISKGAILSDTVKMLLKKNNLNAKSQEV